One Leptolyngbya sp. SIO1E4 genomic window, CCAGAAGATTTTAAAGCTTGGTATAACCGAGGCAATGCCCTGATTCGCTTAAATCGCTATCAAGAAGCGTTGGATAGCTTTAATATCCTGATTCAGAAGCAGCCTGATAACTACCGCGCCTGGTACAACCGGGCGATTGCCTTTGCTGCCATGCGCCGCTACCACGATGCCCTGAGCAGTCTAGATACAGCTGTTTCGATCAAGCCTGATTGCCACTACGCTTGGACTTATCGGGGGCTCATGCTCAACAAACTCTACCGCTTTCGGGATGCTCTCAGCAGTTTTGAGCGGTCTTTGCACTATCGCGTCTCCAATCCCAATGCCTGGTATGGTAAAGCCGCAACCTACGCACTACAGGGCAATGCCGCCCAAGCTGCGTTGCTGTTGAGAAATGCGATCGCGATCAGCCCAAATCTGTACCGTGTCATGGCCCAAGCCGACCCTAGCTTCAGCGTAGTCATTCATAGTGCCGAGATGCAAACCCTGCTCGCTGGTAGAGATAGAGGAATCCGAGAAGACTCCTTAGAATGTCAGGAGAATTCTTCTCTGTACGATGGCCCGAACTCCGCAGCTCACGTTTGATCGCGGCACGCTCATTTTGCATCCACCCCCGCGTGGCAAGGTTTGGATTGACTTTGCGACCTGGGATGATCGCATTGAGAAATTTCGGATTCCAGCCTATCAGTATCGATCATTGGTAGAAGCTTTGCGATCGGCCCAGGCTACTTTTACCGATAAAGTGCCCCAGTTTGAGACCTTGGCCTTAAACAGCCAAAATCGCTATACGCCCTATGCTCACCAGCAAGCGGCTTTGGATGCCTGGGTGGCTGCAGGCTGGCGGGGGGTTGTGGTGCTGCCAACTGCTGCTGGAAAAACCTATTTGGCCCAGATGGCCATGCAGGCGACTCCCCGCAGCACCCTCATTACGGTGCCAACTTTAGATTTAATGCATCAGTGGTATGACCAGCTGTTGAAGGCGTTTCCGGGGGTTGATGTGGGGCTACTAGGCGGGGGATCCCGCGATCGCACACCTATTCTAGTTGCGACCTATGACAGTGCCGCCATTCATGTGGAATCCTTGGGCGACCAATATGGATTGTTGATCTGCGACGAGTGCCATCATTTGCCCAGTGACTTTAACCGGGTCATTGCCGAATATTCCATTGCCCCTTACCGGTTAGGGCTGACGGCAACCCCTGACCGCACTGACGGTCGCCACGATGATCTTGACCATTTGTTGGGGCCAGTGGTTTATCACAAGCAACCTCAAGATTTGGCTGGGACAACGCTTGCTCCCTATGAAATCGTTCAGATTAAGGTGGCCCTGACTCAAGACGAACAACAGCGGTATCAGACCTTAATCCAGCAGCGCAACGACTTTTTACAATCAGCCAACATCTGGCTAGGCAGCCTGGAGGGATGGCAACGGTTTGTTCAGGCTAGCGCCCAATCCCAGGCAGGGCGGCGGGCAATGCTGGCCCATCGAAAATCTAAGGCGATCGCCCTGGGGACTGAAGGCAAGCTGCGAGTGCTCAGTGAGCTGCTGGTTCAGCATTACCCAGACCGTTGTCTGATCTTCACTGCGGATAATGCAACCGTTTACCGTATCTCCCAAGACTTTTTGATTCCCGCAATTACCCACCAAACCCCTGTGAAAGAGCGTCATGCGGTTTTAGAACGGTTTCGGAAGGGAGACTATCCTACCCTTGTGGTGTCTCAGGTTTTAAACGAAGGCGTGGATGTGCCCGATGCCCGGGTGGCTATTTTGCTGTCGGGAACGGGATCTACCCGCGAATACATTCAGCGGCTAGGGCGCATTCTCCGTAAAGGGTCAGGGCAAAAGCAAGCCATTCTCTACGAGGTGATTGCAGAAGAAACCACTGAAGAGGGCATCGCCCGTCGTCGTCGGGCTCAACCTCCTCAACGGAAAACAGCGCAGTTAGATCTCTTGCCAACTTCAAAACCTTACGACGCGACTGTGGCACCGCTGCTACCAAAGGCCGCTGAGGCTGAGAAAGATTGGCCTGAGGCTTAGGCTTTTGGGAGAGTGGGGAGATGGGGTAAGAACTTTGAAGATTTGCGGATGGCGCGATCCCCAGTTGTCATAATCGATGTAGCAGTAGGCAAAAGGATGAATGAAACGCTTGATTAGAGAGCAGTTGAGTTATCTGGATTGTCTTAACACAAATGCGTACTGCTATGTAGAGAAAGTCTGAGAGGAGTGGAACGACGATTGCGCAATAAGTCAGGGTCACACTGCGATCGCTCCCTGTGAGCTTTAGTTCGCGAACCGTGCGGGGCTGATCTTGGCTGCTGGAGGTGTAGCAATGGCTGGTTATTCATCCGCTGCAGGGCGTTACAGTCCTCGAGTGACTGTCATTGGGGCCGGGAACGTTGGCAGTGCCCTTGCCCAGCGCATTTTAGATAGCCATTTAGCCGATGTCGTGTTGCTAGATATTGCAGAGGGGCGACCGCAGGGAATTGCCCTCGATCTTACCGAGGCCAGCGCGTTAGTTGAACGACCGCGACATATCATCGGTACCCATGATTACGAAGACACTGCCAATTCTGAGGTGGTGGTAGTGACCGCAGGGCTGCCGCGCAAACCGGGTCTGTCGCGTGATGACCTGATGCAGGTTAACGGCAGAATTGTCATTGATACCGTGACCCAAGCGATCGCCTACTCTCCCCAAGCGCAGTTCATCATTGTGACAAATCCGCTGGATGTGATGACGTATCTGGCTTGGCAGGTGAGCGGGTTACCACCCCAGCGGGTTATTGGGATGGCTGGCGTCTTAGATTCTGCCCGTTTTCGTACCTTCATTTCCTTAGAGTTAGGAGTGCCCCCAGAAGATGTATCCGCTTTAGTTTTGGGCGGCCACGGCGACCTCATGGTACCGCTGCCAAACTACGCTTCAGTGAACGGTATTCCGGTGACTGAACTGTTAGACCCAGAGACCATCCAGCGGCTGATTCAGCGCACCCGCAATGGCGGTGCCGAAATTGTGAACCTCCTGAAAACAGGCGGGGCTCATCACGCCCCTGCCAACTCTGTTTACTTGATGGTGGAAGCGGTGCTAATGAATCGCCATCGAATTCTGCCAGTGGCGGCCTACCTGAGTGGCGAGTATGGGCTGCATGACCTCTATATCGGTGTACCTTGCCGGGTGGGAGCTTCAGGTGTAGAAGCGGTGATTGAACTCGGCCTGACGCCAGATCAGCACAGGGCACTGCAGCGATCTGCGGCAGCGGTACAAGATGCTATCCAGAAGGCAACGGCTGCCTTGCTTCACCCTCCTAAGGTCGTTGCTGCTATTAGCAACGCTAACAGTAGCCGTTAGCAGGGTCTGTTGGGTTCCGAGCTGCATAAGAATTCTAGAAAATCCGATTGTCCTAGCTAGCACTTCAGGTGCAGTAGATTGAGATACTTAGAAATCTGTATACCTCTCACAGCCAGTATTTCATTCTGCTTTCTGCTTTCTGCTTTTTGCCTTCTGCCTTTTGCCATGTAAGCAACTCATGGGGACGTGACTTGCGACTAATGGCGATAAGCTATAAATCATCTTCGTGTACAGCGTTTGTCTGAGTTGATTCCATGATCCATCTGAGTCAGAGCGCCATTCGTGAATTGAAACGCCTGGAAGCTAAAGATCCTTACGGGAGCGGGGTGGTACGGGTCGCGATCGCGCCAGGCGGTTGTGCTGACCTGACCTATGACTTGCGATTTGGGCAAGCGACTAAACCCAATGACCAGGTGCTCAGGATCGATCAGCTCAAGATCGTGATTGCGGCAGATGAGTTGGCCTATTGCGATGGCTTAGCCATTGATTACTCGGAAGATCTTATGGGGGGTAACTTCCGCTTTACGAACCCCCTGGCAAAACAAACCTGTGGCTGTGGAACCTCCTTTAGCCTTGAAAACAAGCCCTTGTCAGAGACTGCGGTGGACTGTCAACAGGCATAGAAAGTTACTTACAGTCGTTTATCTGAACCTCGGTGGATGGTGAAAGACTCAAACGAGGGCGGCGGCGGTATGGCCACTGTCTGAGATCGCGATCTCAGGTCAGGGAAGTGAACGTTCATAAGGAGGCTGAAACGCCCGCCAAGTAACAATCCACACGTGCTGCAGTAAAGCGTCAGCAGCAGTAAGGTGACAGTGCTAATAACGCTATAGAGCCAGTGATGATTGGGCCAAGAACTAACATGAACTTTCAATAAAACTGACAAGGCTGCCCACATCAGTGTCGCTAACATGGTGCCCGGCAAAATCGGCTGGCTGTTGGCGGCAAACCTGAGGCTGCCTCGATAAAATACCCCAAACATTAGAGACATGGTTGAGAGTGCCAAGCTCCACCGCAAAGCCTGGGCCATCAGGTGGCGGCCTGTGTTCCAAATGGGGGCGTCGGAGATCGCCCCCTCTATACCAGTGGGCAAGGCTATAAACACTAACCCATAGGCCAGCATGGTCAAGAGGGCGCTAACCAATGCTAGCAAGACTGTACTCAGTCGCTGACGGATCGATATTGCCGGGGCAGGCTCCCGAGGGTTAGGGGGCTGAAGACTCTGTTGAGCTGAGCCTACGATCTTTAGCCAGAGGCCCAGCGCCAGCCCGCTACTGATGCTCAATAACAGCCAGCGGTGTGAGGGTTGCCATTCTGTGGCAGTTTGTGTGATTAGGCGACTAACGGTTTCAAGACTGCGGGGGCTCCACTGATTGAAGCCTGCCATCACAAGATCTTGAAACTCTGGACTGAGGCTGGCTGCAGCCAGCAATGCCAGTGCACTGAGCAGCAGGAAGAATAAGAGTCCATAGGCGATCGCCGCTGCTCGCATCCAGTAATGATGCTGGGTGGCATACTGCATCAGCGATCGCCACAGCATGCGGTTGAAGTAACTCCCAAAGGTTCGCTTCAGAGGCCGTTGGGGTGCTGCAGAAGGTGTCTGATAGTCAAAGGGACGCGACATAAGGGTGAAACGTCGTCGTTGAGTCATAGCGACGATCCTTGGGAATATTTCTATCAGCAAGCGCTCTTAGGATACTCGCGATGTCCCTAGCTTTAAAGAGGACTTAGAGTATTCAGAGTGATGACCGCTGCAACGTGGGCGCGTGTTGCCAAACCTAGGTAGACCCCACTTGTCAGCGCAGCTTTTTCTTTTTTAAGCGTCACCGCAGAAGTTTAATGGGGATTCTTAACGCAAGGGCTGTATGAAGGATCTAGAGCGAGCGATGAAGCTTTCTCATAAACTCGGTCACATTTGCTGTTTTAATTGGCTGAGCATGTTATTCATTGACCGAGATTTCAAGCAGTCTAGTGGGAACATGAGGCGCTCTGTTATGGCTAACCTCTCAAAATTAGTGGTGTGTTTCTTCTCTGGGATGATTATCAGCATCCTATTGGCATTAGCCTCTGCTTCAGGGCATGCCAGTACAGGAGGAGAGCAGACTACTGAGGTCAACCCCGCCACAGGCGTTCAGACAGGGCTGGAGGTTGCTCAAGAGAATCCTGATCCAGAGAGTCCTCAAATTCGCAATCGTCCGTCTTTTATCCCTCAGCCGTCGCGGCCATTGCCCTCTCGTTCAGAAGACCCGGCAGATCAAATTGCCCCACCAGGCTTAGATGTGCAACCTGGCGATGCACCGATTACGCCCTACATGGCGATCGCGATGCGACAAGAGCTGGATAACTTAGTAGGGCGCTTCGAGAGCGCGCTATTTCTGGCAGATGCTGCCGAACAGCCTGCAGAAGTGCAAGTTCAAGAGGTTGAGGCGGCTCTGACTGCCTCAGCAGATGCCTCTGGTATTAGCGTGGCTTCGGAGCCCGCTTTAAATCCGGTGCTGGTTGAAGCCAGACAACTCATTCAAGACTGGACAGGCTTGATTGAAAATCGGGCTTATCGGGAAGCCCGCGATCGATGGCTGAACGTGCGCCAAACCCTCTGGGCAAATTTCCCCACTGATCGGACCTTTGCCCAGCCAGAAGTGCGGGCAATGTGGCTAGACCGAGGGAGCATTGTGCGGGCAGGTTCTCGTCAGGGGCTGGCAACCCTCTTCGACAACATGAAGGAATCAGGCATCAACACAGTTTTTTTTGAAACTGTCAATGCCAGCTATCCTATCTACCCCAGTCGAATTGCTCCCTTACAAAACCCCCTGGCTCGCCGCTGGAATCCTTTAGAAGCAGCCGTGGATCTGGCCCATGAGCGCAACATGGAGCTGCATGCTTGGATGTGGGTGTTTGCTGCGGGGAATCAGCGACACAATGGGATTTTGAACTTGCCCACTGAGTATTTAGGCCCGGTTCTCAATTCGCATCCTAACTGGGCAGCCTACGACAATGAAGGTAACTATATTCCACGCGGTCAAACGAAGCCTTTCTTTGACCCGGCTAATCCAGAGGTTCGCCGCTATCTCTTGGCACTCGTGGATGAAATCATCAGCAACTATGACGTAGATGGGTTGCAGCTAGATTATATTCGCTACCCCTTTCAGGATCCGGGGGCAGAACGAACCTATGGCTATGGGTTGGCGGCACGACAACAATTCCGTCGACTGACAGGGGTAGACCCGGCGCAATTGACCCCTCGGGTTGACCCGTGGCTGCCTGCTTCTGAGCGAGAACGGCAGCGATCGCTATGGGAACGCTGGACAGAATTTCGGATTGAGCAGGTTACGAGCTTTGTAGAAGAAACCTCAAAACTAGTACGCAGTAAACGCCCAGACATTACCCTCTCCACAGCGGTGTTTGCGATTCCCGAGCATGAACGCCTGCAAAAAATCCAACAAGACTGGAACAGCTGGGCTGAAGAAGGCTTAGTGGATTGGATCGTCCTCATGAGCTACGCCCAAGATACCAATCGCTTTGAGCAACTGATCAAGCCCTGGGTTTTGGAGGCAGACTATACGCCTACCTTAGTCATTCCAGGGATGCGTCTATTGAACATGTCAGTGCCTGCCATGATTGACCAGATGCAGGCTCTGCGTGATTTGCCTGCTCCTGGCTATGCCCTGTTTGCCACCGATAACCTCGACACCCGGATTCAAACCGTACTGAACAGTACTCAGGGCAGTCATGGCGATTGGGTGCCGCAACAGGCTCCTTACAAAACGGCGGCCCAACGTTTCCAGGCAATGCAGCGAGAGTGGAACTGGCTATTGTCCAACGGGCAACTCGGACTTGAACCCAGGCTGGCCGATGCTTGGATTCAGCGCGTGAATGGATTTGGCAACGCTTTAAATGAGCTGGCTGATGGCGCAGCCAACACCAATATCGAAGATTTACAATCGCAGATTCAAGACCTCAAGCGTGACCTTGGTGTTGGCATGCGGCTGCAAACAGCCACAACGCGGGAATATCGTTTTCAAGCTTGGGAGAATCGCCTGGAAGCTATTAGCCGGTTTTTAACCTATGGTGCAGCCCAGCGCAGCTAGTTCGCCCTTAATTCCAGTAGATCCGATCGCAACACCGTTAATTGCGTTCAGAAATTTCTAATGAGAAAATCTTGCCAATCCTGAAGATTGATAGAGAGTTCCCTGAAAATGAAATTTTCGTCTTCTTCGATGGCGTTTTTTGGTGCCCTGATATTGGCGATGGGCATGGCAGGATGTCGCAGAGGCCCAGAAACGACTCAGCCTGAGCCAGCGCCAGCGTCTCCTACTGCCCCGGCACCTGGATCATCCGCTGAGCCCGAAACTCAGTTACCAACAGATACTGCCCAATCCCCAGACTCAACCAGTAATCCTCCCTCTGACGAAGCGACGACCGGAACCCCTCTAAACCCCCCGCAAGAAGCTATTCTCACTGCTGAGCAGGCAGATGCTCAAATTAACCTGCGATCGCAACCCACCACTCAATCCAGTGAAAAGGGGTTTGGGTTGGTGGGTAATTCAGTGCAGCTCTTAAGATCTGCTGAAGGAGAAGGGGGCTATATCTGGTACTACGTGCAGTTTGAAAACTCAGAAGCAGAGGGCTGGATTCGCGGAGATTTTATTGATACCGAAGGAGCCACGGCAGCAACTCCCCAAGTGGCGGCTACGGAAGAAGATGCCCTGGGAGAAGCGCTTGATGCCATTTGTGGAGGGCCAGAAAATTTAAACGCCTACTACAGTACCCAGAATTACAACATCTATATTTGCAACTCACCCAATGGCCTCATCTATGTGAGCAATGAAAAAGGAACCAGCGATACTCTGGTTTCCCAAGAGGTAGCGGCTACAGAGACTGGCTTTTTAGCTCAGCGTGGTGACTATACCTACGCCATTGATAGTGAAGCATTAGAGGTGTCTCAGGGAAATCGTTCTGAACCGCTTTTGCAAGAACGTGTGGAATTTTCTGAACGCTACTAGCTGGCTTGGGCTATATAGTGCTGTTCAGATGAATCCAGTACATCTCAGTCAAGAAAGGGTCTAGGGTTTGAGGTCTAGGGTTGTACTTTATCTGAATGCAATCCGCTATAGCTCAATGGCAATTTGGTCAGTCTTCGCAGCCATGATGAAGTCATTGCGATGCAGCCCGTTAATCGCATGGGTCCACCAGGTCACTGTGACTTTGCCCCATTCAGTGAGGATGGCTGGATGATGGCCTTCTGCCTCAGCTATCTCACCCACTCGTTGCGTCAAGGCAAGGGCTGCTTTAAAGTCACGCAGTTTATAGACCCGTTGTAAATGTGCTTCACCATTCTGCTCAATTATCTGCCACGCTGGAATCTGAGGTTTCAGCTCCGCCAATTCTGCTGCTGATATCGGTGGCGAATTCCCCCTACAGGGAACACAGTTTTGTTCTTTGAGATCCGACATGAATGCTGCTCCTCAATACTCATCCAAAGGATGAATATTTGGCTAAAGATTTGAGCCTATCCTAATAAAAATAAGGAGTTATTTGATTGATAGAATACTGTCTTGTCAGTGAATAATACTCATTTCAACTATTTTCAACTCAAGAAGCCTGGGTGAGTCGATCTCTGTAACAATTTCGATTTCTTCCGACAAAAAAAGAAATCTCAGCTGACGTATGCACTGAGACATGTCTCGATATGTCGATCCACTTGTCTCCGTTTCTTTAGAACCTGGCTGCAGTGACAGGCGTTAATAGCAATCTCCGATTTTCTCGGAGCCAATGCAACTGTTGTCAAGGTCGATCTAGAGAATGCGATAGGCTTCTTTATAAGCTCACGGTGTAGTCATGACCCATTCAACCCTTCAAAATACGATCGCACTTTCAGCTGGCGTGCTCAAAGGCGTCCACCACATTGCTCTGAACGTAAAAGATATGGCGGCTTCTCGGCAATTTTATGGCGGGGTGCTAGGGCTGCACGAACTCCAGGGCGACGAAGTGCCGGAAACCTTGAAAACCTTAGTGGCTGAGGGCAGAGTCGCTAACTTTCGCCTGCCTGACGGCACGATTTTAGATCTGTTTAGCGAACCAGACCTGTCTCCTCCCCATAGTGACCCCA contains:
- a CDS encoding tetratricopeptide repeat protein, with amino-acid sequence MFTVAVPSSQESQIWHGQASALYNAGHFQAAAEKYERLLVADATDLKAWVYHGYALCELRRYEAALDSFRQAIQLAPEHALAWHGQGIAQAKQAQYADALKSFDRTLTLNPEDFKAWYNRGNALIRLNRYQEALDSFNILIQKQPDNYRAWYNRAIAFAAMRRYHDALSSLDTAVSIKPDCHYAWTYRGLMLNKLYRFRDALSSFERSLHYRVSNPNAWYGKAATYALQGNAAQAALLLRNAIAISPNLYRVMAQADPSFSVVIHSAEMQTLLAGRDRGIREDSLECQENSSLYDGPNSAAHV
- a CDS encoding DEAD/DEAH box helicase family protein, coding for MARTPQLTFDRGTLILHPPPRGKVWIDFATWDDRIEKFRIPAYQYRSLVEALRSAQATFTDKVPQFETLALNSQNRYTPYAHQQAALDAWVAAGWRGVVVLPTAAGKTYLAQMAMQATPRSTLITVPTLDLMHQWYDQLLKAFPGVDVGLLGGGSRDRTPILVATYDSAAIHVESLGDQYGLLICDECHHLPSDFNRVIAEYSIAPYRLGLTATPDRTDGRHDDLDHLLGPVVYHKQPQDLAGTTLAPYEIVQIKVALTQDEQQRYQTLIQQRNDFLQSANIWLGSLEGWQRFVQASAQSQAGRRAMLAHRKSKAIALGTEGKLRVLSELLVQHYPDRCLIFTADNATVYRISQDFLIPAITHQTPVKERHAVLERFRKGDYPTLVVSQVLNEGVDVPDARVAILLSGTGSTREYIQRLGRILRKGSGQKQAILYEVIAEETTEEGIARRRRAQPPQRKTAQLDLLPTSKPYDATVAPLLPKAAEAEKDWPEA
- the mdh gene encoding malate dehydrogenase, with the protein product MAGYSSAAGRYSPRVTVIGAGNVGSALAQRILDSHLADVVLLDIAEGRPQGIALDLTEASALVERPRHIIGTHDYEDTANSEVVVVTAGLPRKPGLSRDDLMQVNGRIVIDTVTQAIAYSPQAQFIIVTNPLDVMTYLAWQVSGLPPQRVIGMAGVLDSARFRTFISLELGVPPEDVSALVLGGHGDLMVPLPNYASVNGIPVTELLDPETIQRLIQRTRNGGAEIVNLLKTGGAHHAPANSVYLMVEAVLMNRHRILPVAAYLSGEYGLHDLYIGVPCRVGASGVEAVIELGLTPDQHRALQRSAAAVQDAIQKATAALLHPPKVVAAISNANSSR
- a CDS encoding iron-sulfur cluster assembly accessory protein gives rise to the protein MIHLSQSAIRELKRLEAKDPYGSGVVRVAIAPGGCADLTYDLRFGQATKPNDQVLRIDQLKIVIAADELAYCDGLAIDYSEDLMGGNFRFTNPLAKQTCGCGTSFSLENKPLSETAVDCQQA
- a CDS encoding YihY/virulence factor BrkB family protein, which codes for MTQRRRFTLMSRPFDYQTPSAAPQRPLKRTFGSYFNRMLWRSLMQYATQHHYWMRAAAIAYGLLFFLLLSALALLAAASLSPEFQDLVMAGFNQWSPRSLETVSRLITQTATEWQPSHRWLLLSISSGLALGLWLKIVGSAQQSLQPPNPREPAPAISIRQRLSTVLLALVSALLTMLAYGLVFIALPTGIEGAISDAPIWNTGRHLMAQALRWSLALSTMSLMFGVFYRGSLRFAANSQPILPGTMLATLMWAALSVLLKVHVSSWPNHHWLYSVISTVTLLLLTLYCSTCGLLLGGRFSLLMNVHFPDLRSRSQTVAIPPPPSFESFTIHRGSDKRL
- a CDS encoding family 10 glycosylhydrolase, whose amino-acid sequence is MKDLERAMKLSHKLGHICCFNWLSMLFIDRDFKQSSGNMRRSVMANLSKLVVCFFSGMIISILLALASASGHASTGGEQTTEVNPATGVQTGLEVAQENPDPESPQIRNRPSFIPQPSRPLPSRSEDPADQIAPPGLDVQPGDAPITPYMAIAMRQELDNLVGRFESALFLADAAEQPAEVQVQEVEAALTASADASGISVASEPALNPVLVEARQLIQDWTGLIENRAYREARDRWLNVRQTLWANFPTDRTFAQPEVRAMWLDRGSIVRAGSRQGLATLFDNMKESGINTVFFETVNASYPIYPSRIAPLQNPLARRWNPLEAAVDLAHERNMELHAWMWVFAAGNQRHNGILNLPTEYLGPVLNSHPNWAAYDNEGNYIPRGQTKPFFDPANPEVRRYLLALVDEIISNYDVDGLQLDYIRYPFQDPGAERTYGYGLAARQQFRRLTGVDPAQLTPRVDPWLPASERERQRSLWERWTEFRIEQVTSFVEETSKLVRSKRPDITLSTAVFAIPEHERLQKIQQDWNSWAEEGLVDWIVLMSYAQDTNRFEQLIKPWVLEADYTPTLVIPGMRLLNMSVPAMIDQMQALRDLPAPGYALFATDNLDTRIQTVLNSTQGSHGDWVPQQAPYKTAAQRFQAMQREWNWLLSNGQLGLEPRLADAWIQRVNGFGNALNELADGAANTNIEDLQSQIQDLKRDLGVGMRLQTATTREYRFQAWENRLEAISRFLTYGAAQRS
- a CDS encoding SH3 domain-containing protein; translation: MKFSSSSMAFFGALILAMGMAGCRRGPETTQPEPAPASPTAPAPGSSAEPETQLPTDTAQSPDSTSNPPSDEATTGTPLNPPQEAILTAEQADAQINLRSQPTTQSSEKGFGLVGNSVQLLRSAEGEGGYIWYYVQFENSEAEGWIRGDFIDTEGATAATPQVAATEEDALGEALDAICGGPENLNAYYSTQNYNIYICNSPNGLIYVSNEKGTSDTLVSQEVAATETGFLAQRGDYTYAIDSEALEVSQGNRSEPLLQERVEFSERY
- a CDS encoding 4a-hydroxytetrahydrobiopterin dehydratase; its protein translation is MSDLKEQNCVPCRGNSPPISAAELAELKPQIPAWQIIEQNGEAHLQRVYKLRDFKAALALTQRVGEIAEAEGHHPAILTEWGKVTVTWWTHAINGLHRNDFIMAAKTDQIAIEL
- a CDS encoding VOC family protein, which translates into the protein MTHSTLQNTIALSAGVLKGVHHIALNVKDMAASRQFYGGVLGLHELQGDEVPETLKTLVAEGRVANFRLPDGTILDLFSEPDLSPPHSDPTRQFTRANHFAFDIAPDQFDQAVAVLKQHPVRIDHGPVSRPTGRGIYFYDPDGFLLEIRCDPA